AGCGGTCGACAACGGTTATCAAGTGGCGATCCTGGTGCCGACGACGATCCTGGCCGAGCAACACTACAAAAGTCTCCGCGAACGGATGGCCGAATTTCCCTTCACCATCGCCAGGCTCAGTCGCTTTGCATCAGCGAAAGAACAGCGTGACGTGGTGAAAGGGTTGAAAGCCGGCACGATCGATATCGTCGTCGGTACGCATCGGCTGGCGTCGAAAGATGTCAGCTTTCAAAACCTGGGGTTGGTGGTCATCGACGAAGAACAACGCTTTGGCGTCGAGATCAAAGAGCGTCTGAAACAACTGCGAACCACGGTCGACGTGCTGACGATGACGGCGACGCCGATTCCGCGCACGCTGCATATGTCGCTGGTGGGCGTTCGCGATATCTCGAATTTGGAAACGCCGCCGTTGGACCGCGTCGCTGTCGAAACGAAGGTTTCTCGCTGGGGGGACGAGCTGATACGCCACGCGGTGCTGCGAGAACTATCGCGCGGCGGACAGATCTTTTTCGTCCATAATCGCGTGCAAGACATCGAGTTGATCGCCGCTAAATTGCAGCGAATTGTACCGGAAGCGAAAATCGGCATCGGGCACGGCCAAATGGGAGAAGGCGCGCTCGAAAAAGTGATGACCGATTTCATCGCCGGAAAATTTGACCTGCTGCTGGCGACGACCATCGTCGAAAGTGGACTTGATATTCCGAACGCGAACACCATCTTCATCGACGAAGCAAATCGCTACGGTCTGTCGGAATTGCATCAACTGCGCGGTCGCGTCGGCCGTTACAAGCATCGCGCCTATTGCTACATGCTGCTGCAACCAGGTCGGCATCTTAGCCCGGTGGCGGCCAAGCGATTGCATGCGATCGAGGAGTTCAGCCACATGGGCGCGGGGTTCGCCATCTCGATGCGCGACTTGGAAATCCGGGGCGCCGGCAACATTCTCGGCACGCAACAAAGCGGCCACATCGCGACGGTCGGCTACGAGCTCTATTGTCAACTGCTGGAAACGGCCGTTCGCCGCATGAAGCGAATGCCGCCGAAAATGACGATCGATGTCGATGTCGACCTGCCGGGCGCAGCCTATTTGCCGGATGACTATGTCAACGATATGCGACAAAAGATTGATCTCTATCGCCGCATGACGCGCGTTGCTAGCGACGAGGACCTGACCAATCTGAAGGAAGAGATGCAGGATCGATTTGGACCGTTCCCCGATCCCGTCGAACGCATGCTGCGGATGACCGAGATCAAGCTCGACGCCGCGTTCTGGCAGATCAACGCGATCTTTCTCGAAGAAGAGTATCTAGTTCTGCAATATTCTGACCGCGGGCGAGTCGAGCAGCTAGCTCGCCTGCGCGGGCGTAACTTTCGGATTGTTGATGACAAAAGCGTCTATGTCCCCCTGAAGTCGAGTGAACAGGACGCCGACGCTATCATCCACAAAACGAAATCTATATTGCGGCCGAGTTGATCTCTTTCTATTATCGCGCCCCCTCAATAGATTCGCTATTGAGATTCGCCAGCCAAACTCGCTCGGGCCAGATAGCCGCCTGCACGGAGGGTTCCTTGATCCGCCGCAGTTCGATCTACATTTTCCTCACGGCGTTCGCATTGTCGACGTTCGGCTCCTTCCCTTGGTGCGCCAAGACTGCGCAACTGCATGCGCAGGGAAGCACCTTTCGTTCTTGGTTGCCGTGGGGCGGCAAAAGCACAAGCGATGATGCGCCGGTCGATCCGTTTAAAAACCGCGGAGGATCTGCAACGCCCGACTATCGCGTCGCTGCTGCGCCCGGCGCGAATGCGCCTACGTCGACGCCGACAACGGCGCCGCTCCCCTATCCGAGCAATCCCTATGGCGCCCCCGGCTACACGCAGCCAAGCCGCCGCGCGGTGACGACGCAAATCGGAGACCAGCCCAGCACGCCGACCGGCGCCGAGGCGCATTCCGCCAACTACACCAACGCCACAACGCAGCCTTGGCGAGAATATCAACAAGGAGCGGCGGCATGGTCCAATCAATCGCAACCTGTCGCAACGAATCCACCGCCGCAAAACGGCTATCCGCCCCGACAAGTCGCGCCGCAGCCTGCGGCGCAACCGAGTCCCTATCGCCAGAGCCAGTATGGGCAAAGCCAATACGCGCCGCCTGTCGCGAATCAATATCCGCCGGCGCAAGCTGCGAACAACACGCCGCCGGCGACCGAGCCGGCTCCCCAAAGGGTCAACGATGACAAGCTGTTCGTCCCGGCGCGCATCATCGCGTTAGTCGGCGGTCAGCCGATTTTGGCGGGGGATATTCTCGGACCGGTCAATCAAGCGTTGGAGAAAAGAATCGCCGAGCTGCCGCCGGAACAGCGCGAGCAGGTTACCGAGGAGATCCTGGAGCAACAGCGTCAAATGGCGCTGCGTGAGATGCTGCCGGGACTGATCGACACCAAAATGGTCTATCTCGATTTCATTCGGACGATTCCGCCTGACAAGCTGTCCGAGATGCAAGGACACCTAGACAGTCAATACGCCGAGTTCCAGATGCAAAACGATTTGGATAAGTATGAAGTCCACACGCCGGCCGAGCTTGATATCGTGTTACGGAAAGAAGGCTCTTCCTTGGAAAAGCAGAAGCGTCTGTTTCTGGAGCAGATCATTGCGAGCCAACAATTGAAGACGCACGTCAAACCGAACACCGAAGTCAGCCATCAGCAAATGCTGGACTACTACCACGAGCACACGGCCGACTACGAAAGTCCGGCTCGCGCTAAATGGGAACAATTGATGGTCCGGTTTGATAAGTTTTCGAGCAAAGCGGAAGCCGAGCAAGCGATCGCCGAAATGGGGAATCAGGTCCTGCGCGGGGCGCCGTTGGACGCTGTCGCCAAGAAGGAATCGCAATGCTTCCGCGCTTCGGAAGGGGGGCTCTATGACTGGACCACCCGCAACAGTCTGAAAAACGAGACCATCAACGCGGCCATCTTTTCGCTACCGACCAACCGGCTGAGCCAGATTATCGAATCGCCGGAAGGCTACCATATTGTGCGTGTTCTTGAGCGCGAGGAGGCGTCGATTAAGCCGTTTCGTGATACGCAACAAGAAATTAAAGAAAAGATTCGGCGTCAACGCGCCAACCAGGCGCAGCAGGACTATTTCGCCGACGTCCGCAAACGGACCCAAATCTGGACGATCTTTGACGAAGAGAAGGGGGCCCAAACTGCGTCATCCGATTCTTCGGAACAACGGCGTTAATCTGACAGCATAAGCACGGCTAATATCGCCAGCCGCTGGCAGCCCTCCTCGTCTCGATCCAGGCAGGGCTGTAGAATTAGCGGTAGTGCGGTTATCTGCGGCGGCGAATTCCGCCTTCAGCTATTTTGCCGACCGCATGCATCGGGTAGAGTATCTCTCACCTATGCTTTCACATCCATGCGACGCCAATTGGGCGCCGCACGTCGCTTTTGATGACGAAGAGGAGCCGTCGATGACTGAGGTCGCCCATCTACGTGTTCGCGATACCGAGATCGAATTACCGATCGTCGAGGGAACGGAGCAAGAGACTGCCGTC
The nucleotide sequence above comes from Blastopirellula sp. J2-11. Encoded proteins:
- a CDS encoding peptidylprolyl isomerase → MIRRSSIYIFLTAFALSTFGSFPWCAKTAQLHAQGSTFRSWLPWGGKSTSDDAPVDPFKNRGGSATPDYRVAAAPGANAPTSTPTTAPLPYPSNPYGAPGYTQPSRRAVTTQIGDQPSTPTGAEAHSANYTNATTQPWREYQQGAAAWSNQSQPVATNPPPQNGYPPRQVAPQPAAQPSPYRQSQYGQSQYAPPVANQYPPAQAANNTPPATEPAPQRVNDDKLFVPARIIALVGGQPILAGDILGPVNQALEKRIAELPPEQREQVTEEILEQQRQMALREMLPGLIDTKMVYLDFIRTIPPDKLSEMQGHLDSQYAEFQMQNDLDKYEVHTPAELDIVLRKEGSSLEKQKRLFLEQIIASQQLKTHVKPNTEVSHQQMLDYYHEHTADYESPARAKWEQLMVRFDKFSSKAEAEQAIAEMGNQVLRGAPLDAVAKKESQCFRASEGGLYDWTTRNSLKNETINAAIFSLPTNRLSQIIESPEGYHIVRVLEREEASIKPFRDTQQEIKEKIRRQRANQAQQDYFADVRKRTQIWTIFDEEKGAQTASSDSSEQRR